A DNA window from Porites lutea chromosome 6, jaPorLute2.1, whole genome shotgun sequence contains the following coding sequences:
- the LOC140941078 gene encoding uncharacterized protein: MADELIKKLNLVPLPIGGFYAESMHAKTTVKPLDNSGREVRDAYSVIYLLLRGSDINAWHKMKSEETYFYHKGSHIILHMIAEDGKYETKIIGDPLVDPKAHFHYHVPKNVWFALELEDKTGFCVFSEAAGPGFEYEDFEGGEKEKMLRLFPQHKEVIDKFCLK, from the coding sequence atggcggacgagcTCATCAAAAAGTTGAATCTTGTTCCTCTGCCAATAGGCGGTTTTTATGCAGAGTCTATGCACGCAAAAACCACAGTTAAACCCTTGGACAACTCCGGGCGTGAAGTGAGAGATGCTTATTCGGTGATTTATCTTCTCTTAAGGGGATCTGACATAAATGCTTGGCACAAGATGAAATCCGAGGAGACCTACTTCTACCACAAGGGGAGTcacataattcttcatatgatagcTGAAGATGGGAAATACGAGACTAAAATCATCGGAGACCCACTTGTGGATCCTAAAGCTCACTTTCATTATCATGTGCCAAAAAATGTCTGGTTTGCTTTGGAACTTGAAGACAAGACCGGCTTCTGTGTTTTCAGCGAGGCGGCAGGTCCTGGGTTTGAGTACGAGGATTTTGAGGGAGGCGAGAAAGAGAAGATGCTTCGCTTGTTTCCACAGCACAAGGAAGTTATCGACAAGTTTTGTTTAAAATGA